In Arachis stenosperma cultivar V10309 chromosome 1, arast.V10309.gnm1.PFL2, whole genome shotgun sequence, one DNA window encodes the following:
- the LOC130965234 gene encoding pentatricopeptide repeat-containing protein At1g06710, mitochondrial, with the protein MIVSKRDLNTLFSLSRSLLHLKSKIILSFSLPQSFSTSSDDTLEGLVHPDDPFLHHTSPPAPDLSPDYAFLRTTVLNSTTTVHSDDPSHDAILMSDAIRNTNDSFGAQTQKLFRQFRGRLTEALVVQMMCNVRHPELCVNFFLWAGRQIGYTHTPAVYDALLDVLGCNGSGRVPEKFLREIRDDDKELLQKLLNFFIRKCCRNGLYNAALEELGRLKDFGYKPSPTTYSALIQVFLGAGKLDSAYLVHKEMESYGYGMDGYTLSCFVYSLCRAGRYRDALNLIAKVGYMPDTVFYNRMVSGLCEASLFEEAIDILNRMRSSSCIPNVMTYKILLSGCLRKGQLGRCKRILSMMITEGCYPNREIFNFLVHAYCKSGDYFYAYKLFKKMVKCGCQPGYLLYNILIGSICGNVELPISDVLEIAEKAYDEMLDSGVVLNKVNVGNFARCLCGAGKFDKAFKIICEMMSKGFVPDDSTYSKVIRFLCNASKVEKAFLLFEEMKRNGIVPSVYTYTILIDSFCKAGLIQQARKWYDEMLRDGCTPNVVTYTALIHAYLKARKLFDANKLFEVMVLEGCKPNIVTYTALIDGHCKAGQIEKACQIFARMQGDIETSDMDMYFKLDDDNNTEEPNVITYGALVDGLCKTSRVKQARELLDTMWAHGCEPNQTVYDALIDGFCKAGKLEDAQEVFAKMLERGYSPSLYTYSSLIDCLFKDKRLDLVLKVLSRMLENSIAPNVVIYTEMIDGLCKVGKADEAHKLMLKMEEKGCNPNVVTYTAMIDGFGKLGKIEQCFELLRDMCSKGCAPNFITYRVLINHCCSTGLFDEAHRLLDEMKQTYWPRHISSHRKIIEGINREFIASIGLLDELVEDESIPVDSLYKILIDNYIKAGRLEVAVNLLEEISSSPSIAMACKYLYTSLIESLSHASKVDKAFELYASMISKNVVPELSTLVDLIKGLTRVDKWPEALQLSDSICQMHIYWVNEEGTSVN; encoded by the exons ATGATTGTGAGCAAGAGAGACTTAAAcactctcttctctctctcacgCTCTCTACTCCATCTCAAGTCCAAAAtcattctctctttctctttaccGCAATCCTTCTCTACCTCTTCAGATGACACCCTTGAAGGTTTGGTCCACCCTGACGACCCCTTCTTACACCACACTTCGCCCCCAGCCCCCGATTTGTCACCCGACTATGCATTCCTCCGCACCACTGTCCTCAATTCAACCACTACTGTGCATTCTGACGACCCTTCCCACGATGCTATTTTGATGTCCGATGCCATCAGGAACACTAATGACAGCTTTGGTGCCCAAACGCAGAAACTTTTCAGGCAATTCAGGGGGAGATTAACTGAGGCTTTGGTGGTGCAGATGATGTGCAATGTGAGACACCCTGAATTGTGTGTCAATTTTTTCTTGTGGGCGGGGAGACAAATAGGGTACACCCACACCCCTGCGGTATATGATGCGCTCCTCGATGTGTTGGGCTGCAATGGCAGTGGTAGAGTGCCCGAGAAGTTTTTGCGGGAAATAAGGGATGATGATAAGGAGCTGCTTCAAAAGCTGCTCAATTTTTTTATTCGGAAGTGTTGCCGGAACGGTCTGTACAATGCAGCGTTGGAGGAGCTCGGCAGGCTTAAGGATTTCGGGTACAAGCCTTCTCCAACCACTTACAGTGCTTTGATTCAGGTTTTCCTTGGTGCTGGTAAATTGGACAGTGCTTATTTGGTTCACAAGGAGATGGAGAGTTACGGGTATGGTATGGATGGGTACACTCTCAGTTGTTTTGTGTATTCTCTCTGCAGAGCAGGGAGGTACAGGGATGCTCTCAATTTGATTGCAAAGGTAGGTTATATGCCCGATACGGTATTTTACAATAGGATGGTTTCTGGTTTGTGTGAAGCTTCACTTTTTGAAGAAGCCATTGATATCTTAAACCGAATGCGTTCTAGTTCTTGTATTCCGAATGTTATGACTTATAAGATCTTGCTTTCTGGTTGCTTAAGGAAAGGGCAGCTGGGGAGGTGTAAGAGAATTCTTAGTATGATGATTACTGAAGGATGTTATCCAAATCGTGagatatttaattttcttgtacATGCTTATTGTAAATCAGGGGATTACTTTTATGCCTACAAGTTGTTTAAGAAAATGGTAAAATGTGGGTGCCAGCCAGGGTATCTACTTTATAATATATTGATTGGTAGTATATGTGGCAATGTGGAGCTGCCTATCTCGGATGTGCTGGAAATAGCTGAGAAAGCTTATGATGAGATGCTTGATTCAGGGGTTGTATTGAATAAGGTCAATGTAGGTAACTTTGCACGGTGTCTTTGTGGGGCTGGAAAGTTTGATAAAGCCTTTAAGATAATATGTGAAATGATGAGCAAGGGTTTTGTTCCAGATGATAGTACATATTCTAAAGTGATTCGTTTTCTATGTAATGCCTCCAAGGTAGAGAAGgcttttcttttgtttgaagAAATGAAAAGGAATGGCATTGTTCCCAGTGTTTACACCTATACTATTTTGATTGATAGCTTTTGCAAAGCTGGTCTCATCCAACAAGCTCGCAAATGGTATGATGAAATGTTAAGGGATGGTTGCACGCCTAATGTGGTGACGTATACTGCACTTATTCATGCATACCTGAAGGCAAGAAAGTTGTTCGATGCAAATAAACTATTCGAGGTGATGGTACTTGAAGGTTGCAAGCCAAATATTGTTACATATACAGCTTTGATAGATGGTCATTGTAAAGCTGGGCAGATTGAAAAAGCTTGCCAGATTTTTGCCAGAATGCAAGGTGACATAGAAACCTCTGACATGGACATGTATTTCAAGTTGGATGATGATAACAACACCGAAGAACCAAATGTTATTACATATGGGGCTTTGGTGGATGGTTTATGCAAAACAAGCAGGGTTAAACAAGCCCGTGAATTGTTGGATACTATGTGGGCACATGGGTGTGAACCGAACCAGACAGTCTATGATGCTCTTATAGATGGGTTCTGCAAGGCAGGAAAGCTTGAGGATGCACAGGAGGTGTTTGCAAAAATGTTGGAGCGTGGATACAGTCCCAGTCTATACACCTACAGCTCTTTAATTGATTGTCTGTTTAAAGACAAACGATTGGATCTTGTTTTGAAAGTTTTGTCCAGGATGCTAGAGAATTCGATTGCTCCTAATGTAGTTATTTACACAGAGATGATTGATGGGCTCTGTAAAGTTGGAAAGGCTGATGAAGCCCACAAGCTAATGCTTAAGATGGAAGAAAAGGGTTGTAATCCCAATGTTGTTACTTACACTGCAATGATTGATGGCTTTGGGAAATTAGGAAAAATTGAACAGTGCTTTGAGCTATTGAGAGATATGTGCTCAAAGGGTTGTGCTCCAAACTTTATTACCTATAGAGTATTGATTAATCATTGTTGTTCCACTGGCCTCTTTGATGAGGCACACAGACTATTAGATGAAATGAAACAAACATATTGGCCTAGGCATATATCAAGCCATCGTAAAATTATTGAAGGTATTAACCGAGAGTTCATAGCCTCAATAGGGCTTTTAGATGAGTTGGTTGAGGATGAATCAATCCCTGTTGATTCTTTGTATAAAATTTTGATTGATAACTACATCAAGGCTGGAAGATTGGAAGTTGCAGTGAATCTGCTTGAAGAGATTTCGTCATCTCCAAGCATTGCAATGGCCTGCAAGTATTTGTATACTTCTTTAATTGAGAGTCTTTCACATGCAAGTAAGGTTGATAAAGCCTTCGAGCTGTACGCAAGCATGATAAGTAAGAATGTTGTTCCAGAGCTTAGCACATTAGTCGACCTCATCAAAGGCCTTACTCGGGTTGATAAGTGGCCAGAAGCACTACAATTATCAGACAGCATATGCCAAATG CATATCTATTGGGTCAATGAAGAGGGAACCAGTGTAAATTAA